The Astyanax mexicanus isolate ESR-SI-001 chromosome 20, AstMex3_surface, whole genome shotgun sequence genome contains a region encoding:
- the slc27a6 gene encoding long-chain fatty acid transport protein 6: MFLSVTWATALLTGVFSALLAQRLCFPYFWKDLFYLLKVIRYGALLEFYKRTKIVTVLDRFVQQAQRIPDKTFLIFEGATYTYRQIEERSNKVAQVFEQQGTVRKGDTVAMLMSNEPDFVSVWFGLSKLGCAVAFLNTNIKSRSLLHCFNACGAKLLVVGADLLDTLQDILPNLHEDNISVWAMKNEISHPGVHSLLDKLENASPEPIPAERRSTDSLKNATLYIFTSGTTGLPKAAVITHLQSLKAAGGFWAYGGKSEDVIYTPLPLYHSAASLVGIGGTIELGATCVLKKKFSASQFWNDCRKFDVTIFQYIGELCRYLCNQPKGENEKDHKVYMGVGNGLRQDVWKEFHQRFGEIRMCELYGSTEGNLCFMNHIGKIGAVGRSNFFYKLLFKYDLVKYDLLREELVRDEQGFCQRVKKGEMGLLLSRISSQSPFFGYAGSKQLTENKLLRNVFVKGDAYFNTGDLMVEDEENFISFKDRVGDTFRWKGENVATTEVAEILGLADFIQEVNVYGVEVPGHEGRAGMAAIIVRPECEFDGKKLFECVFAHLPAYARPFFIRIQESMEMTSTFKQQKFRLVKSGFNPSTISDPLYFLDYTEKSYIPLTDSIYESIKAGQRKL, from the exons ATGTTTCTCTCAGTTACCTGGGCGACTGCTCTCCTCACGGGGGTCTTCTCAGCGCTCCTCGCTCAGCGCCTGTGCTTCCCTTACTTTTGGAAAGACCTCTTCTACCTGCTGAAGGTGATCCGCTATGGCGCTCTGCTGGAGTTTTATAAGCGCACCAAGATCGTCACTGTCCTGGACAGGTTCGTGCAGCAGGCGCAGCGAATCCCAGACAAGACTTTTCTAATTTTCGAAGGCGCGACTTACACCTACCGCCAGATAGAGGAGAGGAGCAACAAGGTGGCTCAGGTGTTTGAGCAGCAGGGGACCGTGAGGAAGGGCGACACGGTGGCGATGCTGATGAGCAACGAGCCCGACTTCGTCTCCGTCTGGTTCGGCCTGAGCAAGCTGGGCTGCGCCGTGGCTTTCCTCAACACCAACATCAAATCCAGATCTCTGCTACACTGTTTCAACGCGTGTGGAGCCAAACTGCTGGTGGTTGGGGCAG ACCTGTTGGACACCCTACAGGACATCCTGCCCAATCTTCATGAGGACAATATCTCGGTATGGGCAATGAAGAATGAGATCTCCCATCCTGGTGTACACTCTCTACTAGATAAGCTAGAGAACGCCTCACCTGAGCCCATACCAGCTGAGCGCAGATCTACAGATTCACTGAAGAACGCAACACTTTATATCTTCACTTCAGGAACCACTG gtttaCCCAAGGCTGCAGTGATCACTCATCTGCAATCTCTAAAGGCAGCAGGTGGGTTCTGGGCATACGGCGGCAAATCGGAGGACGTGATCTACACCCCACTGCCTCTCTACCACAGTGCAGCCTCTCTCGTTGGCATCGGGGGCACCATAGAGTTGG GTGCAACCTGTGTTCTAAAGAAGAAGTTCTCAGCCTCACAGTTCTGGAATGACTGCAGGAAGTTTGACGTTACTATCTTCCAGTACATCGGGGAGCTGTGCCGTTATTTGTGCAATCAGCCCAAG GGGGAGAACGAGAAGGATCATAAAGTTTATATGGGTGTAGGGAACGGCCTTAGGCAGGACGTGTGGAAGGAGTTTCACCAGCGCTTTGGGGAGATCCGGATGTGTGAACTGTACGGGTCCACTGAGGGAAACCTCTGCTTCATGAACCACATTGGCAAGATAGGAGCAGTTGGTCGATCCAACTTCTTCTACAAG CTTCTGTTTAAGTATGATCTGGTGAAATATGACCTGCTGAGAGAAGAGCTTGTGAGAGATGAACAGGGTTTCTGTCAGCGGGTTAAAAAAG GTGAAATGGGGCTGCTGTTGTCTAGGATCAGCTCCCAGAGTCCTTTCTTTGGTTACGCCGGGAGCAAACAGCTGACCGAGAACAAGCTCCTGAGGAACGTGTTCGTGAAAGGAGACGCCTACTTCAACACTGGAGACCTGATGGTGGAGGATGAGGAGAATTTCATCAGCTTTAAGGACAGAGTGGGTGACACGTTCAG GTGGAAGGGGGAAAACGTGGCGACTACAGAGGTGGCCGAGATTCTGGGGCTTGCAGACTTTATTCAGGAAGTCAATGTGTACGGTGTGGAGGTTCCAG GGCATGAAGGTCGAGCTGGCATGGCAGCGATCATCGTGAGGCCTGAGTGTGAGTTTGACGGGAAGAAGCTGTTTGAGTGCGTCTTTGCACACCTACCAGCCTACGCTCGTCCGTTCTTCATCAGAATACAG GAGTCTATGGAGATGACCAGCACATTCAAGCAGCAAAAGTTCCGTCTGGTAAAGAGCGGATTCAACCCCTCCACCATCAGTGACCCGCTCTACTTCTTGGACTACACAGAGAAGAGCTACAT